From Chrysemys picta bellii isolate R12L10 chromosome 1, ASM1138683v2, whole genome shotgun sequence:
acttggtaaacaccCTCGGTGCTGTCGCCAGGCCGAACAGGAGGACGGTAAATTGGTAGTGGTGGGGCCCCACCATAAACCAGAGGAAGCATCTGTGTCCTTGAAAGATCGCTatgtggaagtatgcatccttcTAGTTGAGGGTAGCATACCTGTCTCCCGGATCCAGAGAGGGGATAATAGAAGCCAGAGAGACCACTTTAGCTTCTATAGGTACTTGTTGAAGTCTCCTTAGGCGCCGATTCTGCGGGGCTGGAGTGGTGCAAGCACAcacggggcagaggggaagtcggtgcctatcgaggtctcgcaggtccaggataGTCCGTATACCgcccttggcctttgggattaaaaagtacCGGGAATAGAACCCTTTGTTCTTACACTCGAGAGGAACTTCTTCCACCACACCCAGCTGTAGTAATTCCTTTAActtggggaggggccagggaggggccactgacaGGAGATGTCCTGTTTCTCAAGCCTGATCTACACTAAAGAGTTAAGTTGATGTAAGGTAGTCAACCTAATTGtgtaagcgtctacactacaaagttccTCCTGCTGATTTAATTTGCCAGCTATGCCAAGCTTCACCTTTGCGAGAGGCATAGCACTTGGGtcgatgtacacctctaccctaatATAATGCtgtcttatcgcgttataggtgaaaccgcattatattgaacttgctttgatcgctggagtgcgcagccctgccccccggagcaccgctttaccacgttatatccgaattcatgttatattgggtcgcgttatatcggggtagaggtgtagttagttGATGTAGTGTTAgtatagacactgcattgcttatgttGCCTGTTGCTGCCTTTGATGGCCGGAGACCCAGGCTGGTGGGGCTCTGTCCATCAATGCCTCACTCAACTCAGTGCAAGTGCTCATGGGGGGGGACATgcaccaccgacagaaggagcATAATGTGGACACAAACAgctgatttaattactgcagtgccTGTAGGTTGACCCAACTTAAATCATTTAattgttgtagtgtagacatgcccttcatttcctttgtgtCTGTGTGCCTTACTCTAAAGCCTGAGGATGGGTTGGATAAGTTTGTCTccatgttgcctcccccatttgCGCACTGGTGGAGGGTAGCTAGGATGTCAGAAGCAATAGGCCCTTATGTAGAttgcatgttcatttttaattctgaaaaggaCAATACACACAAACTTGTTCAGCTAGCAACAAATGTCAGGCTTCTGCTGAAATATAAGACTGAATTCCATACCAGTTCTGCGGTTAGATCTCATGACTCCTTCTCAAGGACTgagagatgaatactgagatatATAGGGAAACTTCCTTGAAATGTAACTTCATGGGATGGTGATGTGAATATAGGTGGTTTATACCAGGTATTTAAGAAGTAtatttttggctttttaaaaaaatggtctgTTAACTTTATCCAAGCCAATATAAAACATCTTTTTCTTGGTATGCGGTGAAGCTGTAGGCTGCTGCTCAAGTAGAGGTGGATAGCTGCAGTCTACCTGGACGTGACTTTCCATCTATTAGAACCAAGCAAGCTTTGGCTGGGAGTCTAGGTTGGGGAATACAGTTATTTTCTTGGAGTGCTGCTTCTCATTCATGCGTCATCATAGGGATGCTTGGGTATAGTGAACAGAGATGTATTTGGGTGAGTTGTTGACTGTTCCTCTGCAGTTTCCCAGATAATTTTGATTTTAGGGCCCTTTTTGATCTTATCTCATTTACATCTGGACTGACTTCTAACAGAGGATGTTTGGAGGGAGGCTTCTGGGTCTCCGGATATTTTTTCTTACTATAGGTCTCAATAATTTAAGataatttatataatttttgCCATTAGTTCAGACTTCCACAATAGTAACAAAATACAGTTACTCCACTCTGAGCGTCTCCTGGCCTGTAGGGGATAATTTAGGGGTGGGAGTCAGTGTTACTGAAATAGGAGTCGTTCTCCCACTTGAATTGGTTTAGCGAAATGTTTAGCCCTTCTGGGGGGCACAACCCAATTGCTGACAGTTGGAAGGAGCCTTTATAAAATGCATTAATGTTGGAATGCTGCTGTAACTGCGTAGGGAGTGATGAACACTTTTGACTTCTCAGCACAAATGGGAATCCTGTTTCCTCAGTTACCGGGGTGGCTAAGGTGTTAAGCATTAATAGAGCTGGATGGTAGGAGAGGTGTTAAATTTGAATTACTGCTAAATATTATAGTTTAATTTTACTGATGATATGACTGGGAGACGTAAATTTGctaactttttttccctttttttccagGAGGGCTATCGAGGGGTCACTCTGGTGCTGAACAGCATGCAGTCCTTTCGGGAGCAAAGCAGTTACCACGGAAACCAGCAGAGCTACCCACAGGAAGTGCACGGGGCATCCCGGCTAGAAGAATTTAGCCCCCGTCAGCAGACCCAGATGTTCCAGAGCTTTGGAGGAGGTGCTGGCAGTGGGCGCCGGGGAGCAACAGGAGCATCTGCAGCAATGGCTGGTGAGAGCTCTGGGCACCAGAGCTACCAAGGTTTTAGAAAAGAAGCAGGAGAGTTTTACTACATGGCCTCCAACAAGGATACAGTGGCAGCAGGTGGGCAGCAGCCACCTCAGCGCAGGCCGTCTGGACCAGTGCAGAGCTATGGGCCACCCCAAGGAAGCAATTTTGGGAGCCAGTACGGGAGCGAGGGACATGTGGGCCAGTTCCAAACACAGCATTCAGCCCTTGGAGGTGTATCTCACTATCAGCAGGATTATACTGGTCCCTTCTCTCCAGGGAGTGCCCAGTATCAGCAGCAggcttccagccagcagcagcaggtgcaaCAGCTGAGACAGCAGCTCTATCAATCCCATCAGCCTTTACCACAGGCATCCAGCCAGCCTGCGTCTAGCACCTCCCACTTGCAGCCAATGCAGCGTCCATCTGCCCTGCCTTCCTCTGCTTCTGGGTACCAGTTACGAGTGGGTCAATTCAGCCAACACTATCAACCCCctgcttcttcctcttcctctttcccctccccacagcgtTTTGGGCAGTCTGGGCAGAACTATGATGGCAGTTACAGTGTGAATTCTGGTTCACAGTATGAAAGCCATGCTGTAGGTTCTAATTCACAGGGATATGGGACTCAATCTAATTACAACTTTCAGACTCAGCCAATAAAAAGTTTTGACCAGTCTAAGATGCCCCAgggtgggcagcaggggcagcagcaaCAGCACCCCTCACAGCATGTAATGCAGTACTCAAATGCTGCCACCAAGCTATCTCTTCAAAGTCAAGTGGGACAGTACAGCCAAGCTGAAGTCCCTGTGAGATCACCCATGCAGTTCCATCAGAACTTCAGTCCTATATCCAACCCATCTCCAGCTGCCTCAGTGGTCCAGTCTCCAAGCTGCAGCTCTACCCCATCACCCCTCATGCCAAGTGGGGAAAACCTCCAGTGTGGGCAAGGCAATATGTCGATAGGCTCTAGAAATCGAATTTTACAGATGATGCCTCAGCTTAGCCCAACACCATCCATGATGCCGAGCCCCAATGCTCATGGTGGAGGATTCAAGGGATTTGGGCTGGAAGGACTTCAGGAGAAGAGACTTACAGATCCAGGGCTGAGCAGCCTAAGTGCTTTAAGCTCTCAAGTGGCCAACCTTCCTAACACAGTCCAGCACATGTTACTTTCAGATGCCTTGGCACCTCAGAAAAAAAGTTCCAAAAGGTCATCGTCGTCTAAAAAAGCTGACAGTTGCACCAACTCAGAAGGCTCCTCCCAAGCAGAGGAGCAGCTTAAGTCTCCCCTGGCAGAGTCCCTCGATGGCGGCTGCTCTAGCAGTTCAGAGGACCATGGAGAGAGGGTCAGACAACTGAGTGGCCAGAGCACTAGTTCTGACACTATCTACAATCGGGGTAACTTAGAGAGATCCAACTTGTCACCAGCACAAGGCTCTCAGAATGAGCCAGCCAAACTCAGTACCAGCCCTACAGTTAGGGAAGATGTGGGTTCCCCGGGTGAAAAGGAAGTCCTGATAGCAGTGGATGCCACCCCAAAAGTGAACGAAAAGACAGTTGGGGTGATAGTCTCTCGGGAGGCCATGACAGGCCGAGTAGAAAAATCAGGCGGGCAGGATAAATCCTCACAAGACGATGCTCCTCCAGCTACCCAAGCGCCTCCTGGTGCCAGTGGAATAAAAGAAACTGGGCAGGTGTTACCACAGTCAGAGCCTCAAGGAGGGAGCAAAGGGAGTAAGAGTGGGGAAAACAATACTAACCACAATGGAGAGGGAAACAGCCAGCCTGGCCATGCAATCATTGGCTCAAGTTTTCCTGGCAGAACAGAACCTTCCAAATCGCCTGGCAGTTTGAGGTACAGCTATAAGGACAACCTTGGGGCTGGCATGCAGAGAAATATTGGTGGCTTTCCTCAGTATCCTTCAGAAAAAGGGGATTTTCCAGGGCATAGTGAGCGAAAGGGCAGGAATGAGAAGTTTCCCAGTCTTCTGCAGGAGGTCTTGCAGGGTTATCACCACCACCCAGACAGAAGATATGCTAGGAATGCACAAGAACATCCAGGCATGGCTGGAAGCCTGGAAGGAGCCATGAGGCCCAACATTCTAATTAGTCAAACCAATGAATTAACCAATAGGAGTCTCCTAAATAAAAGCATAGGGTCTCTCCTGGAAAGTCCTCACTGGGGCCCCTGGGATAGGAAATCCAGTGGCACAGCTCCGGAGATAAAACAGATCAATCTGGCTGACTATCCTATCCCTAGAAAGTTTGAGATAGAGTCACAGTCTTCAGCCCATGAAGGGGGAACACTCTCAGAGAGAAGATCCGTGATCTGTGACATATCTCCATTAAGGCAGCTTGTCAGAGATCCTGGGCCTCACCCAATGGGTCACATAGGTGCTGAGGCCAGAAGTGGGAGGAGTGAACGTCTCACTCCTGGTTTAGGCCAGTCAGTCATCCTCCCTGGTGGCCTGGTGTCCATGGAAACCAAGTTGAAGTCTCATAGTGGGCAAATAAAAGAGGAAGATTTTGAACAGGCCAAGACCTCAGTCAATCTCAACAGTAAAAAATCAGGAGACCATTGTCATCCTGCCAATGTTAAGCATGAGTCTTTCCGAGGCAGTGCCAaccctggagctgcagcccctGATTCTACTCCAGACTACGTCTCCCAGCAGGACAGCAGATCAACACAGCTAAGACGAGCACCTGGAAGAATGGGAAGCAGCAGAGAGGGCATGAGGGGTAAATCACCTTCTCAATATCAGGATCTGGCTGACAAACTGAAGATGTCACCAGGCAGGAGCAGAGGCCCAGGAACGGACTTCCACCACATGAATCCACACATGACACTGTCTGAGAGGGTCAGCAGGGGTTCTTTGCATTCTCCCTTCCCTCAGAACTCTGAAGGCTCATCTTTGGCTTCGGCATATCACACAAACACTAGGTCTCATGCTTTTGGTGACCCTAACCAAAGTTTGAATTCCCAGTATCATTACAAAAGGCAGATATACCACCAGCAGCAAGAAGAATACAAAGATTGGAGCAGCAGTTCTGCACAGGGTGTGATTGCTGCAGCTCAGCACAGGCAGGAAGGGGCAAGGAAGAGTCCAAGACAACAGCAGTTCCTTGAGAGAGTAAGGAGTCCCTTGAAAAATGACAAGGAAGCAATGATGTACATCCAGGCTAGCTCTTACCATGATACTGGAAGCCAAGAAGCTGGGCGCTGTCTCATAGGGAGTGATGGTACACAAAACAAATGCACCGAATTAAAACATGGTGTCCAGAAGATGCAGCAACAGGAATCTGGTTGGGATCTCTCCCGACAGATCTCTCCTGCCAAGAACAGTGGGCCTCTAGGAGCAACCAATCAGAAAAGGTTTTGCTCTCAAGATAGTGATGGGCATAGGCGGGAGGAATCTGCGGATTTGCCCAAACCTAGTAATGCGATGCTGAGGCTCCCTAGCCAAGAAGACCAGTCTCCTCAAAACCCCTTAATTATGAGGAGGAGGGTCCGTTCTTTCATTTCTCCTATTCCCAGCAAAAGACAGTCGCAGGATATGAAGAACAGTGGCACAGAAGATAAAGGGCGACTGCTTCTCCCCTCAAAGGAAGGAACTGACAAAGCATTCAACTCCTATGCACATTCATCTCTAAGCCAAGATGCTGGCAAGCCACTCCCAAAGGGAGACTCCTCCAAGGATCTCCAAAGTCCTGACAACAGGAATTGCCCTGCTGTTTCCCTCACAAGCCCGGCTAAGACCAAAATATTGCCGCCACGGAAGGGGCGGGGATTGAAACTGGAAGCTATTGTTCAAAAGATTACATCCCCCAACATCAGGAGAAGTGTTTCCTCCAACAGTGCTGAAACTGGTGCAGATGCAGTCACCCTTGACGACATCCTGTCCCTCAAATGTGGACCACCTGAAGGTGGGAGTTTGGTAAGTCAtggaccagagacagaaaagagaaaaggggagactGTGTCAGATCCAGTGGGGCAAGTGAGCCAGGAATTGACTAGTGAAACATCTCTGCCAAGATCTTCAGAAGAGTGGCACAGCAGTGGGGATGACAAAGTCAAGAAGGAGACGCCTGAAGTTGCTAGTGTCAGTAAAGAGGTATCTGGGGCCAATGTTGCCACACCACCTTCACAGAAGTCTGGTAGTCAAGGACGATTAGATGGATCCTTAAGTGGAGCTGGAACTCTGATGTTTCCTGACTCAAAAACAGTTTCTCCTTCCAGTATGTTGATTTCTGAACCAAACCCAAAGTCTGAAGAAAAAGATGGAGATATGACAAATATTTCACCTAAGCCAGATGGCTTCCCTCCAAAGGGATACTTCCCCTCTGGAAAGAAAAAAGGGAGGCCTATTGGTAGCGTAAACAagcagaagaagcagcagcagcagcagccgccaccaccaccacctcctccaccagtgCCACTACCACCACAGCCATCAGAAGGGACAAGAGGTGGAGAACCAAAACCTAAGAgacaaaggagggagaggaggaaaccTGCAGCACAACCACGAAAGCGGAAAACTAGACGGGCCACTCCAATTGTGGAACCTCAAGAACCAGAGATCAAGCTGAAGTATGCCACCCAGTCGCTGGATAAAACTGACACCAAGAACAAGTCCTTTTTCCCGTACATTCATGTGATAAACAAGTGTGAGATAGGCGCTGTGTGCACAATCATCAATGCAGAGGAAGAAGAGCAGAACAAGTTGGTGAGGGGCCGAAAGGGACAAAGGTCACTGACACCCCCTCCTAGCAACACTGAGAGCAAAGTTCTGCCCACCTCAACTTTCATGCTGCAGGGCCCCGTGATAACTGAGTCTTCTGTCTTGGGGCATCTGGTTTGCTGCCTGTGTGGAAAGTGGGCCAGTTACCGCAACATGGGAGACCTCTTTGGGCCTTTCTATCCCCAGGATTATGCAGCTACGCTGCCCAAAAACCCGCCTCCCAAGAGGGCCTCAGAAATGCAAAGCAAGGTCAAGGTACGACACAAAAGTGCTTCTAATGGCTCCAAGACCGatacagaagaggaagaagaacaGCAACAACAGAAAGAACAGAGAAGCCTGGCTGCCCACCCCCGCTTTAAGAGGCGGCATCGCTCTGAGGATTGTGGTGGGGCCTCTCGGTCACTTTCAAGGGGAGCTGCTTGTAAGAAAGCAACCACTGAGGGTGGCAGTGGCAGTGAAAAGACTCCCTTGGACTTAAAAGCCCCCATGCCCACTTCAGAAGGTGGCCCTGAGCTGGAATTACAAATTCCTGAACTACCTCTTGACAGCAATGAATTTTGGGTCCACGAGGGTTGTATTCTCTGGGCCAATGGAATCTACCTGGTGTGTGGCAGGCTCTATGGGCTGCAGGAAGCTGTGGAAATAGCAAGAGAGATGGTGAGTACCAGAATTTACTATGTATTGATGGATGAAAGGTTTTTCCTTTTGCAACCATAGAATTTTTCCTTCCCTGTAatatcctttttttctttctgctatACCTCAAGCATCCATgtttcctctatataaatcttcAGTAGTTCCCTTTTGATAAAGGGTAAAAATCCTACTTTAGGTGGTCACCTAGTGAAATTTAGTTTGggctgagatttttaaagccacCTGAAGGATTTCGATGCTCTAGTACCTATTAATTTTAATGAGAATTAGTTGTCTGAGGGATTTGTATATCCATGAAGATCTCAGCCTTGTTCTTTATCCAGTTTCTATTAAATACTGATTCATATCCTACAACCACAAAAGTGTAGGTGTGGCCTTTGTAGTAGGGAGGCCATTTAGACTAGCtagtggtgctgcaagcctggatCAAGGTGTATTGTGTGTGTTGATGAGCTTCAAAAAGAGTACTGTCTAGTCCTTATTGGCCAGAAAGATAGTTGCCAGGATGTGAGGACTTGGGGATGTCTatatagattcccaggccagaaagagccattgtgatcatcttgctTGACCTcatgtgtaacacaggccatagatctTCTTTGAAATAATTCCGAAAGTatatctttttagaaaaacatccaatcttgatttaaaatctgccagtgatggagaatccaccaagaaCTTGGAtaaactgttccagtggttaattactctcactgttaaaacttatgccttattgccagtctgaatttgtctgtcttcaacttccagccactggattgtgttatagcTTTCTCTGCTAAATCGAAGAGCCTGTTATTTAATAactgttccccaggtaggtacttaaGGACTATAATCAAGTTCCCCCATAACCTTTTCTTtcttaagctaaacagattcagCTCCTTATGTCTGTCTTTAcagggcatgttttctaatcctttaatcattcttgtggttcttctctgaaccctcttcaatttatcaacatccttcttgaattatgaacaccagaactggacacactattccagaagTGGtcgtaccagtgccaaatacagaggcgaaataacctttctactcctactcaagattcgtctgtttatgcatccaaggattacagtagcccttttagccacagcgtcacactgggagctcatgttcagctgattatccaccccgACCCCCAGttctctttcagagtcactgcttccctcaGTATTcacccatcctgtaagtatggcctgcattttttgctcctagatgtatacatttacatttagttaTATTAAAGCAtgcattgtttgcttgcacccagtttaccaagcaatcaagatcactctgaatcagtgacctgaactcttcattatttatcactcccccaattttgCATCGTCTGCAAACTATcattgattattttgttttcttccaagtcattgatacaaatgttaaatagcatagggccaagaaccaatccctgcaggactccattAGAAACATATCTGCTCGATGATGATTCCTCAATTACATTTAGAGACGgatcagccagtttttaatccatttagtgcGTGTCATGTTAATTGTATATCAttctaatttttaatcaaaatgttatgtggTACCAAGTTAAATGCCtgacagaagtctaagtatattacatcagtactattacctttatcaaccaaacttgtaatctcatctaaAAAGAGTACCAAGTTAGTTtggcaggatctattttccataaacccttgTTGAGTGacatttaattatattactctcctttaattctttattaatggagTCCCATATTATccactccattattttgcctggaatAGATGTTAGACTGATagtcctataattacctgggtcatcccatttaccctttataatattggcacaacattagctttcttccattcTTCTGAACTTTCCTGGTGCTCTaaaatttattgaaaatcaatgttAACTGTCCAGGAGCTCCTCAGCccgctcttttaaaactctcagatacaagttatctggacctgctgacttcaaaaaatgtctaactttagtagctgctattTCACATCCATCTGCGATACTGAAAGTGTTCTCATCTAAttatgagactatatcatctgtttttttccaaatataaaacaaatacttattgaacacttctgccttttcttcattattattattgattctACCGTTTCCATATAGCAATGGGCCAGtgccattgtcaggattctttttttcctaatatacttaaaaactccttattgtccttaactctgctgactATAGATTTCTGTGTTCCTTTGCTTTCCTTAGCAATTGTCTTCAATTCCtaatttgttatttatatttattaatctcaacttccctttcttccatatgtcatgttttttttttgttttttgtttttgtttttttttgtttttttttaatagctgccttcccttcccctctaaATCAGGTCAGATTTTAATCATCATGGGCTTCCTCCATTGTGGCTCGTTGGACATATAGTAAATTCTCAGTTATTCGCTTTTTTTCTGAGTTggttcttcctcccagctgctttggctcataattgttttcagctttgtgaaattggcccttttaaaacacccaagagtgtgtgtgtgtgtgtgtgtgtgtgtatatatatatatatatatatatatatatatataatatatatattttacatattactggtttggacttttattctgcttgcacaatATAAATGTCAGATACCTAAACTGtcattaatttttagttttgCAATCAGTTCCTCTTGaggaggtctaatatagaattctccTATGTTGGTTGCAACACTTTTaaagttaggaaattgtcatctagaATATTTAGAGTTCCAAGGATGTCTTAGTAGTgacagcatgagacctccagcatgtcATTCAAATTGAAGTCCCTCATGATCATGCAGCTTTTTTTCCTATGTATTTATAGGTAGGTGTGTAAAGTGTTGGTCATTCTGTTCCCTAGCATGATTTGGTGGTATGTAGCAGACACCAGCATTAAACCCCCAgtttgtgctttatctgttagggtGCTGAACCATAGGCATTCAAggtcattttcttctgagttatcagtgactcggaAACAGGTAATGTCCATTTTGATATAAAgtgccacttcccctccccttttgtcCACTCAATcattcctaaataggttataacaaTAGATTATCAACATTCCAATTGTGTGACTCATCCCACCAGCTTTCAGTAATACCAGCTAtattgaatttatgctcataaatgagcaattctaaTTCTTCTTGTTTGCTACCCAGGCTCCTAGTattggtgtataggcaattaaagaatttaTCTTCATGTCCTTTGGATCCTTAATTAATTTGGTTCTCAGTATCTGTATTCTTTGCTAAATGAGTGCTCAAATCTTTCCTAATTTTTACCTTCCCCTTTTATTAGTTTGACGCCTGCCTGACTCTTCCAGCGAGTCTGCCCCAAGGAGATTGGTTTCCCTTATACTGAGGTGGAGACCATTCAAACTGTGCTGTCTCCTCTGATCACAAaaggtggaccaatgttccacaaaacaaAAGCACTCAAACCTACTTCACTTAGCTCTAACCACTAGTtaacttccagaatcttctgccttctgtcttccttcacTCATGGGACACGAAGGATCACAGAGAAAATTGCTTGGACGTTCTTCAGCATGCTTCCAAGTTCCCTGAAGTAATCTTTTATCTGTTGGATATCCTGCAACGCTATGCCATTAGTGCAGATATGAACCATCGCAAATAGATTTTTGCCTGTTGACTTCAGAAACCTGTCCAATCTTAAAGTGGTGTCTTATGTCTTGGCTCTGGGAAGGGTGTAGCATGCCAGTTCTAGGAAAAACAAGTTACAGGATCCCCTGGTTGTAGATAATGATGTGTATTGCTAGGAGTGGGAGGTTGACACTTGAAACAACTGGAATTGCAGTAGTACAGGGGCAGGCTTCCCTCCTCCTTCATACCCGTCACGATTCTCAAAACTTTTTCATATCTCCCTCCATCCAGGTCCTGGCTCTTGCAGAGACCTGGGTCCTTTTGGCTGACACTGCCTCTGCAGCTACCTTCTGTTATGGAGGCCTCTCCTTTCCTCAGGCCATGTCTAATGCTATGGGGACTATACCAGAATAACTATGGCTCTGTACATATGCTGGTATTACCCTGTATTCTAAACACAGCCCAcaccaatggaaggggtttttccatcagtgtaggaacactgtctccttgagtgatggtagctaggtcgatggaagcatCTATGCTGGAGGTTTGATTGGCAAAGCTATGTTTCTGTGGGGTGAGGATTTTCCATACCTCTGAGTaccatagctatgctgacctaaattTTAAGTTTAGACCAGGCTTTATTCCTTTGACCCTGAATCAGACCATTGCAGAGGAGGCTGTGGATGTTGGGCTTCTTTCTCATTCCTGCTGTGTCCAACTCCACCCTGCTCCTTCCCAttctttttattcttttgaaTAATACTACCTCTGACTCTCATTTCCACTTCCCTCCTTGTTGCTATCATCTACTGTCCACCCAACTCTTTCCCAGTCAGACTTCCTCTCTGATTTTGACTCTTGGCTGTCTCTCTCATCTGCTCTTTACAATCTCCCACTCTCTCGTCCTGGGTGACTGACCCCTACTTCCATGTTGATAACTACTCAACCC
This genomic window contains:
- the TCF20 gene encoding transcription factor 20 isoform X3; protein product: MQSFREQSSYHGNQQSYPQEVHGASRLEEFSPRQQTQMFQSFGGGAGSGRRGATGASAAMAGESSGHQSYQGFRKEAGEFYYMASNKDTVAAGGQQPPQRRPSGPVQSYGPPQGSNFGSQYGSEGHVGQFQTQHSALGGVSHYQQDYTGPFSPGSAQYQQQASSQQQQVQQLRQQLYQSHQPLPQASSQPASSTSHLQPMQRPSALPSSASGYQLRVGQFSQHYQPPASSSSSFPSPQRFGQSGQNYDGSYSVNSGSQYESHAVGSNSQGYGTQSNYNFQTQPIKSFDQSKMPQGGQQGQQQQHPSQHVMQYSNAATKLSLQSQVGQYSQAEVPVRSPMQFHQNFSPISNPSPAASVVQSPSCSSTPSPLMPSGENLQCGQGNMSIGSRNRILQMMPQLSPTPSMMPSPNAHGGGFKGFGLEGLQEKRLTDPGLSSLSALSSQVANLPNTVQHMLLSDALAPQKKSSKRSSSSKKADSCTNSEGSSQAEEQLKSPLAESLDGGCSSSSEDHGERVRQLSGQSTSSDTIYNRGNLERSNLSPAQGSQNEPAKLSTSPTVREDVGSPGEKEVLIAVDATPKVNEKTVGVIVSREAMTGRVEKSGGQDKSSQDDAPPATQAPPGASGIKETGQVLPQSEPQGGSKGSKSGENNTNHNGEGNSQPGHAIIGSSFPGRTEPSKSPGSLRYSYKDNLGAGMQRNIGGFPQYPSEKGDFPGHSERKGRNEKFPSLLQEVLQGYHHHPDRRYARNAQEHPGMAGSLEGAMRPNILISQTNELTNRSLLNKSIGSLLESPHWGPWDRKSSGTAPEIKQINLADYPIPRKFEIESQSSAHEGGTLSERRSVICDISPLRQLVRDPGPHPMGHIGAEARSGRSERLTPGLGQSVILPGGLVSMETKLKSHSGQIKEEDFEQAKTSVNLNSKKSGDHCHPANVKHESFRGSANPGAAAPDSTPDYVSQQDSRSTQLRRAPGRMGSSREGMRGKSPSQYQDLADKLKMSPGRSRGPGTDFHHMNPHMTLSERVSRGSLHSPFPQNSEGSSLASAYHTNTRSHAFGDPNQSLNSQYHYKRQIYHQQQEEYKDWSSSSAQGVIAAAQHRQEGARKSPRQQQFLERVRSPLKNDKEAMMYIQASSYHDTGSQEAGRCLIGSDGTQNKCTELKHGVQKMQQQESGWDLSRQISPAKNSGPLGATNQKRFCSQDSDGHRREESADLPKPSNAMLRLPSQEDQSPQNPLIMRRRVRSFISPIPSKRQSQDMKNSGTEDKGRLLLPSKEGTDKAFNSYAHSSLSQDAGKPLPKGDSSKDLQSPDNRNCPAVSLTSPAKTKILPPRKGRGLKLEAIVQKITSPNIRRSVSSNSAETGADAVTLDDILSLKCGPPEGGSLVSHGPETEKRKGETVSDPVGQVSQELTSETSLPRSSEEWHSSGDDKVKKETPEVASVSKEVSGANVATPPSQKSGSQGRLDGSLSGAGTLMFPDSKTVSPSSMLISEPNPKSEEKDGDMTNISPKPDGFPPKGYFPSGKKKGRPIGSVNKQKKQQQQQPPPPPPPPPVPLPPQPSEGTRGGEPKPKRQRRERRKPAAQPRKRKTRRATPIVEPQEPEIKLKYATQSLDKTDTKNKSFFPYIHVINKCEIGAVCTIINAEEEEQNKLVRGRKGQRSLTPPPSNTESKVLPTSTFMLQGPVITESSVLGHLVCCLCGKWASYRNMGDLFGPFYPQDYAATLPKNPPPKRASEMQSKVKVRHKSASNGSKTDTEEEEEQQQQKEQRSLAAHPRFKRRHRSEDCGGASRSLSRGAACKKATTEGGSGSEKTPLDLKAPMPTSEGGPELELQIPELPLDSNEFWVHEGCILWANGIYLVCGRLYGLQEAVEIAREMKCSHCQEPGATLGCYNKGCSFRYHYPCAIDADCLLNEENFSVRCPKHKVRLLR